Proteins encoded by one window of Lutibacter sp. A64:
- the pflB gene encoding formate C-acetyltransferase, whose translation MTEIDFKSGIWNKTVNVRDFVLNNVTPYYGTHEFLVGPSSKTEKLWEICKKATLEERKNNGVRSLDTETISTIAAFEAGYIDKENEVIVGLQTDQLLKRTMKPFGGFKVVQKALSEHGVEPNKTLTNLFSKYVKTHNDGVFDAYTAEIKKFRSLGFLTGLPDNYARGRIIGDYRRIALYGIDFLIASKKADLASIKGPMTDSVIRLREEVAEQIRALSEMIALGKTYGLDLSRAAVNAQEAVQWTYMGYLAAVKEQDGAAMSLGNVSTFLDVYIENDLQKGLISEVEAQEYIDQFVMKLRMVRHLRMAAYDEIFAGDPTWVTEAIGGMFSDGRTKVTKTSFRFLNTLYNLGPSPEPNITILWSYSLPQNFKDYCAKVSIDTSSIQFENDNLMRENRGSDDYGIACCVSYQELGKSIQFFGARTNLAKTLLLAINGGRCEFTGTQVVDGIPAYTDEYLDFDTVMANFKIAMKEVARVYNDSMNIIHYMHDKYYYEKAQMALIDTNPSINIAYGIAGLSIVADSLSAIKYAKVKPIRNEEGLTVDFKIEGEFPCYGNDDDRVDALATQAVADFNNELKQLPVYKNAEPTMSVLTITSNVSYGKKTGATPDGRAYGVAFAPGANPMHGRDKNGAIASLNSVAKINYKDSQDGISNTFSIVPKSLGANEEDRINNLVTTLDGYFSRNAQHLNVNVLNKETLLDAMERPEEYPQLTIRVSGYAVNFVRLTKEQQQEVITRSFHESM comes from the coding sequence ATGACAGAAATCGATTTTAAAAGTGGAATTTGGAATAAAACAGTTAATGTTAGGGATTTTGTATTAAATAATGTAACACCTTATTATGGTACACATGAATTTTTAGTTGGACCAAGTTCAAAAACTGAAAAATTATGGGAAATTTGTAAAAAAGCAACATTAGAAGAAAGAAAAAACAATGGAGTACGTTCTTTAGATACAGAAACTATTTCTACTATAGCTGCATTTGAAGCTGGGTATATAGATAAAGAGAACGAAGTAATTGTTGGTTTGCAAACAGATCAATTATTAAAAAGAACAATGAAACCTTTTGGAGGTTTTAAAGTTGTACAAAAGGCATTATCTGAACATGGAGTAGAACCAAACAAAACATTAACTAACTTATTTTCTAAATATGTTAAAACACATAACGATGGTGTTTTTGATGCGTATACTGCTGAAATTAAAAAATTCCGTTCATTAGGGTTTTTAACAGGTTTACCTGATAATTATGCACGAGGAAGAATTATTGGTGATTATCGTAGAATTGCATTATATGGTATAGACTTTTTAATTGCGTCTAAAAAAGCTGATTTGGCTTCAATAAAAGGACCAATGACAGATAGCGTAATTCGTTTAAGAGAAGAAGTAGCTGAACAGATAAGGGCTTTAAGTGAAATGATAGCCTTAGGAAAAACATATGGTTTAGACTTATCTCGTGCAGCTGTAAATGCTCAAGAAGCCGTTCAATGGACATATATGGGATATTTAGCAGCCGTAAAAGAACAAGATGGTGCTGCAATGTCTTTAGGAAATGTTTCTACATTTTTAGATGTATATATTGAGAATGATTTACAAAAAGGGTTAATTTCTGAAGTTGAAGCTCAAGAGTATATAGATCAATTTGTTATGAAGTTAAGAATGGTACGTCATTTACGTATGGCTGCTTACGACGAAATTTTCGCAGGTGATCCAACTTGGGTAACAGAAGCTATTGGAGGTATGTTTTCTGATGGAAGAACTAAAGTAACTAAAACATCATTCCGTTTTTTAAATACATTGTATAACTTAGGACCATCACCAGAGCCAAATATTACAATTCTTTGGTCTTATAGTTTACCTCAAAATTTTAAAGATTACTGTGCAAAAGTATCAATTGATACTTCATCAATTCAGTTTGAAAATGATAACTTAATGCGTGAAAACCGTGGGTCTGATGATTATGGTATTGCCTGCTGTGTTTCTTATCAAGAATTAGGAAAATCTATTCAATTTTTTGGAGCTAGAACCAATTTAGCTAAAACATTATTATTAGCTATAAATGGTGGTAGATGTGAGTTTACAGGAACACAAGTTGTTGATGGAATACCAGCTTATACTGACGAGTATTTAGACTTTGATACTGTAATGGCTAATTTTAAAATTGCAATGAAAGAAGTTGCACGTGTATACAACGATTCTATGAATATTATTCATTATATGCACGATAAATATTATTATGAAAAAGCACAAATGGCTTTAATTGATACAAATCCATCAATAAATATAGCATATGGTATTGCTGGTTTATCAATTGTTGCAGATTCTTTATCAGCCATAAAATATGCAAAAGTAAAACCTATTAGAAATGAAGAAGGTTTAACTGTAGATTTTAAAATTGAAGGAGAATTTCCTTGCTATGGTAATGATGATGATAGAGTAGATGCACTTGCAACACAAGCTGTAGCTGATTTTAATAATGAATTGAAACAATTACCAGTATATAAAAATGCAGAACCTACAATGTCTGTATTAACAATTACTTCAAATGTTTCTTATGGTAAAAAAACGGGAGCTACACCAGATGGTAGAGCTTATGGTGTTGCTTTTGCTCCAGGAGCAAATCCAATGCACGGTAGAGATAAAAATGGCGCAATAGCTTCATTAAATTCTGTAGCTAAAATTAATTATAAAGATTCTCAAGACGGAATTTCTAATACATTTTCAATTGTTCCAAAATCTTTAGGAGCAAACGAAGAAGATAGAATTAATAATTTAGTAACTACCTTAGATGGTTATTTTTCTAGAAATGCACAACATTTAAATGTTAATGTATTAAATAAAGAAACATTATTAGATGCTATGGAACGACCAGAAGAATACCCACAGTTAACAATTCGTGTTTCTGGTTATGCAGTAAATTTTGTACGTTTAACAAAAGAACAACAACAAGAGGTTATTACACGTTCTTTTCACGAATCTATGTAG